The sequence below is a genomic window from Ignavibacteria bacterium.
TCATTTAATTCCTGTGCTATTAAAAGTGCAGCGTGAAGGTTAGTACCCGTGCTGCCGCCGCAGAAAATTCCCTCTTCACGCGTAAGCTTACGGGCAGCGGCAAATGACTGCTTATCGGTTACGGTCATTATCTGGTCGATATACTGAAAATGCACGTTCTCGGGGATGCAGTCCTGCCCGATACCTTCAACGAGGTAAGGTGTACCTTCAGTAATAACGCCGTAATCCTTGTACTCCTTAAATATTGAGCCCACGGGGTCGGCAGCAATTACTTTAATATTGGGATTCTTTTCCTTAAGGAATCTTCCCGTCCCGCTTATTGTGCCCCCTGTACCGATATTGGTTACAAAGTGAGTGATCTTCCCGTCCGTCTGGCGCCAGAGTTCAGGACCCGTAGTCTGATAGTGTATGGCAGGGTTTGCCGGGTTTGAGTACTGGTACATGAAAATTGAGTTTGAGGTCTCGCGTGCAATTCTTTTGGCAACGTTTACGTAGTACTCGGGGCTCTCGGGCTTAACCGCATTTGAGACCACTATCACCTCGGAGCCCAGGGCCTTGAGGTAGTTTATCTTTTCAACGCTCACCTTGTCTGTGCAGACAAAGACCGATTTATAGCCTTTAACCGCGGCAGCAAGCGCCAGGCCTATACCCGTGTTACCGCTTGTAGCTTCAATGATGGTTCCCCCCGGCATAAGTGCGCCTCTTTTTTCAGCATCCTCAACCATTGCCACCCCGATGCGGTCCTTGACGCTTCCGCCCGGATTAAATGATTCAAGCTTGGCAAAGATCTGAGGCTTAAGTCCCCTGTTCACCCTCTGGAGCTTAACTAATGGGGTATTCCCAATGAGTTCCAGAATATTATTTTTATAATCCATTTCTTGCCCTCTTTTTCTCTCATGTTATTATATGATTGCAGCAGGTATTCCGCATTAAATGACATATTTTTTATTATAACGAGAAAAATGCAGAAAGGAAAGAAGGGGCAATTGTTCAAGGTTCAAAGTTAATAAGGCTGTTTTCTGTTGTCACAGTCATTGGTCTCAAGTTAAGGCCAATGAAAGAGGAAAGCATTTTAATTTATGCACTTGATAAGCACCGAAAGGTGCGCTTTGTTTGTAGCCCGGGGTGACAAACCCCGTAAGGGGTGCAGGAACCCCGGGTACCGAATCCCAACCACACCCCAAGCCGCGTCAGCCGCGACATGTTTAGGAAATGTGTGACCGTATTGGCTAAAGGCCCCAGGAAGCATATCCAGTCATCTTTTGAAAAGGAAATATATCAGAATTTGTATCCCCTCAAGAATTCTTCAATTCCCATGCGGCGGCGGCCTTCGATCTGGACTTCCAGGAGGTTTAAGGCGTCTATGCCGCAGCCGACTGTAGCTTCGGTCTTTGTCTGGTATATTTCCCCCGGAGTGAGCTTCCTCTCGCAGTTGAGGGATGACTTGTAGATTTTAATTACTTTCCCGTTATGCGTAAAAAACGCCCCGGGATATGGCGAAAGCCCTCGTATCAGGTTATGGATTTCGTAAGCAGGTTTAGTCCAGTCAATAGTGGCCGTTTCTTTTGTAATTTTGGGCGCCGGGGTTGCAGTTGAATTGTCCTGCGATTCAACCTTTACATCCCCTTTTTCAATTAGGTCCACAGTCCTGAGAACCAGGTCTGCCCCAACGGGACTCATCTTGTCGTGCAGGCTCCCGAAGTCATCAGTGTCCAGAATGTCCACCTTTTCTCTTAAGATAACATTTCCTGTATCAACCTTCTCCTGCAGGAAGAAAGTTGTAAGCCCCGTTTCCTTCTCTCCGTTTATTACTGCCCACTGTATGGGTGCTGCCCCGCGGTACTTAGGCAGTAAAGAGCCGTGCAGGTTAAATGCTCCTTTTTTGGGAATTGTATAAACCTCTTTGGGAAGGATCCTGAAAGCCACAACAACGTACAGGTCGGCCTCAAGCTCTTTCAGGCGGCTTATGAAACTTTCATCTTTAAGCGAAACAGGCTGAAGCACTTCAATGTTATTCTGAAGTGCAAATTCCTTAACCGGGGTAAATGTTACTTTCTGTCCGCGCCCTCTTTCCTTGTCCGGAGTAGTTACAACTGCCACAACACTGTGGCGGCTTTCAATGAGCGCCTTTAGTGAGGGTATCGCAAAGTCCGGGGTGCCCATAAATATAATTTTCATTACGAGTTTCAGTCCTTGTCAGCTATTGGGTAATCAACGTCAATTTTGCGGGTTTTAATTCTGTTGAGCTCTTTTTTAACCTTCTTTTTCTCCTCTTCAGAAATTTTGTCTGTAAAGAAGACTCCCTGCAGGTGGTCGAATTCATGCTGAATAACGCGTGCAAATAGCTCATTGGCCTCAAGTGTAAGCTCATTCATGTCCGTATCCTGGTATGCCACCTTTATTTCCTTGGGGCGTATTACCCCGGCTCTTAAGTTCGGCACGCTCAGGCACCCTTCCTCCATCTGGATCTTATCATCGGAGGTAAGAATGATCTTTGGATTTATCATTACTATAGGTTTTATCTTCTCGTAGCCCTCGACCGGGGAAACGTCTATTACAAAAATAGACTTGTTAAGGCCGACCTGGTTTGCCGCAAGGCCAATGCCGTTGGCGTTGCGCATGGTTGCAAACATAGCCTTAATTTCCTTTATCGTCTGTATATCAACATCACTAACCGGCTTGGTTTTCTCCCTTAATATCTTGTCGCCGTAAATTGTTATTGGTAAAATCGACATTACTTCTCCTAAATGACTTCTTCAACCTGCGCAGGTATGACCTGAGCATTGATATCTTTGTATAAAATGACTTCTGTTGCTGTAAACAGCATTTTTATTGATAATCTAAATATAATTAAGAATTGTTGAAGAATAAAGGTAAGAAGTAAGTAAAGGTAGTGGCTCCTGGGAAGCAGGTCGTTCAGGAAATTGTAGACAATTGCACCCAAAGCACCCATCAGTGCAGTAAGAAAGAAGACCATGAACACACGGCTGAAGTTCTCTTTCAGGAACATTAAAAGAGGGTAGATCTCAGGGAAAATTCTGCTGCTGTCCTTTGTACCAAGTGCAACCTTAAGATAATCGCCAACAACAGTCACCATTCCAAGAAGGAAAATTAGGAATATATAGCGCGAAGCCCTCAGTATGAATTCAAATATTATCTTTTCCTGGTTTGAAAACAGGTACGTTAGAAGCTTTCCCGTCAGGTCATTGAACTCAAATGCCAGCGCATAAAATATCAGTGAGAGAAGAAGCACCTTTGTAAAGCGGTACCAGTACTTTACGCCCCCGAAGAAGAAATCGACGTAGTGGTTCTTCTTTGAATTGTTATAAACAGAAATGAGCCCGCCTAAGAAAAAGGTCTGGATCAGGACGTAGATACCTGCAACCCCGTATATCATGTAAGGGATCTCACCGATATTTGTCTTATAGAGGTTCCTGAACTGCAGGTACCATATATAGTCAAAGCCGGAGCTGAGGCTGTCGCTTAAGGATGAATTTATAAGGTTGTCGCTAAGCAGATAGTAAAGCGGAAGCGACAGTACGACGGCAAAGGCAAGGTTAGTGCCCCAGTAGAGCCAGATAAATTTATGATTATGCCCAAGCAGTCTCAGGGCCGGGCGGAATATGTCTTTTAATTTTAAGGTCATGAGATGCTGCTTATTATTAACAATAGGTTCTGAATCCAGAAAAGCCAGCGCACGGTAAGATTTGTGCTTCCCCCGTACTGGTTGTGCAGGAGGTAAGAATTGTTCGCATAATTAAGATCCAGAATGTTTTTTCTATAGGGATCTATCTCTGCGCCTGTTACTCTGTACTGTGTTCTGAAAGTGATCTTCTTCCATCTTTCCTCCCCGTTCCACTTCCGGATGATTGTATCCCTGTCCGTATACAAAGCCACGTCCTCTTTGAATACGGCGTCCCCAAGCCTTTCGGCCATAACTTCATACTCATCTTTCCTTCCCGTACTCTTTACATATTTTATCCTGTAGTCAAACGTTGCCGAAGATGTGTAGAGGTTATTAAAGAACCAGGTCATATCTTCAGGCGAGAGCTTCATAACGGTACCAATAAAATCTTTTCCCGTGGGGTGGGTAAACCTGTATGAGCTGAAAAAATCCTTCAGTATTGAAAGCACCTTATCGCGCCCTAAATATCTTTCCAGCGATATGAGCATAAGCTCGGGTTTATAGTAGCCTGAGACCACATAGCTTTGAACCTCGGGCAGCTTATACGAGGTATCTGCAATTGCTGAAGAAGAAGGGCTCATGTAGTATCCTGCAAGGGCCTGCATGCCTTCGGGCACAGGATAATCCCCCAGAGTATAAACCAGCGGAAGCTCACTGTAAGAAAGAAAATCCAGGCCGAAAACCGGGTAATATCCGAAAAGCTTAAAGTTAATGAGAGCTTTTCTGTAATAGCGTTCAATTATTTTATTTGTCAGATAGGAGGCCAGCCCCTCATCCAGCCAGGCTTCATAAACCTCATTGTTTGCAGCCATGCCGTAAAAATACTGATGCGTAAATTCATGGATGGTTACGTATTCAGGCGACAGGGTTTCAACCGGTGAGAAAAGGTCGCTTCTTACCGTAATAAGCGCCGGGTATTCCATCCCCCGTGAGCGGCTTGTCTTTGGAAGATCCACTACTGTAATTGTCTGATACGGATATTGCCCTATAAACTTTTCAAAAAATGTGAGCGAGTTTTTAACCGCCTGTACGTAGCGCTCCAAATATTTTTCGTTTTCCGGCTGGACGAAAGTTTTAATTGTGATCCTGCTGTTGTCGCTCCTTATATATTCCGAGTTTTTGGATATTATGTTATCCGAGGCCATCCATGCAAAGTCGTGTATGCCCGACTGCCTGAAGAAGTATGAAACCTTGCCGCCGGGAGCGTTTTTCCTTTCCGCCAATACCCCGCTTGAGGCAACGGTATACTTTTCCGGGACCGTAACGCTAACCTCATAATTTCCAAAGTCGGAGAAGAAATTGGTAAATGGGTGATACTCGCTGCAGATCCATTTGCCATCCGTAAAGACTCCTGCCTTTATGAACCACTGGGAGACGAAGTAAAAGTCGCGCCCTGCGGCATAGCCGAAGCGCTGTATCGACCTGGGTACAGGCACGCGGTAAGTAAATTTAAGCTTTACTGAATCGCCCGGGTTAACACTTTTTCCCGGCACCACTTTTGCCACCGTGCTGTCAAAAGGATTGTCTGATTCAGTGTGGACGTAGTGGAGTTCAACTGGGCTGTCATCAAGGCTGGCGCTTTTAAGGAATATGCCTGAACAGCAGTCACTGGAAAATTCAGCCTCCCTTCCCTTAAAGTACTCTGTCCTGCTGTTTCTAAAAGCGTTCGGGTAAAGGTGGAGCATTATTTCAGCCGCCGGATAGCTGGTTTTATTTATCCACGTAAGCTCCTCGTAGACCTCCAGTGTTTTTGCTTCGGGCTTAAGTTCAGTCCTGATCCTGTAGCTGGCAACAGAAGGATAAGGCGTATTTTTCAGGATCCCGTTATGGTAACTCTTTTCCTTTAAGTCCGGCTTCACCTCTGAGGTAAGTGTGGCGCCTGGTTTATTCAGGTACGTAAGGCCTGCAAATGCAATTACAACGAGAATAAGAAGTATGTTCTTCATTGCCTGATGAATAAAATAATTTTACCGGATTTAATTTAAAGTGTCATATATTAAAATAAGCGAAGTAAAAATAAGCACGTTTGCGTTAAAACAAAATGACGCACAGTAATTAATTTCAGCGGGCGTTAATCTCTTATATTCTTCTGATGATGGGTAAAAATAAAAAACCCGCCAATGGGGGCGGGTTTCAAGAAAGGAGATATTACTTTATCTCTATGTTTTTGGGTTTCAATCTTTCATGCTTCGGCATGTGAATTATAAGCTGGCCGTTTTCCAGTCGGGCATCTATTTTCGAGTCGTCTACGCCGTCTGAAATGTGGAACTTGCGGTAGAAGTTGCCTATCTGAGTTTCATTTAAGATATATCTTTTGCTGATCCTTTCGCCAAAATCGATCCTGCCCATAATTACCAGGTCGCCGTCTTCAAGTTTTATTCTGACATTTTCCTTTGAAACTCCCGGCATGTCGGCAATTAAAGTATATGCTTCATCGGTTTCATATATGTCTACTAACGGGCCAACCCAGCTTTCTTTTTCAAGGGCTTCATCCCAGTTTGTTTTCTGGGCTTCCTGTACCTGAACGAGATCCTTATTGTTTTCCATTTTGCTCCTCCTTTGTAAAAATTTTATTTTTATAAAATTCATAGTTATAACACTTCCGTAAACATAATTTCAAACTTTTTTTGTAAAGGGAACCGGAAAGTTATTTGGAATAAGCAGGGCAGGCTTTCTAAGACTCTGCCCTGCTTAACGAATGATTACTGTTTCTTTTTCTTTTCTTCTTCATCAACTACTTCGTAGGAAGCATCCTGCACGTCTTTTTCCTTGCCGGCTTCCTGCTGCTGGGCTCCGCCCTGAGCGCCCTGCTCTGGCTGTCCCTGAGGTCCGCCCTGAGCACCGGACTGCTGATAGAGCTGGGAAGCAACTTCGTTCCAGACCTTGTTGAGTGAATCTGTAGCAGCTTTAATCGTATCGGAATTATTGCTTGCAACAGCGTCTTCCACTTTCTTGATTTCACTTTCAAGCCTGTTCCTGGAATCAGCCGGTATCTTATCTTTCATTTCATCAAGCTGTTTCTTTGTCTGGAAGACAAGGTTGTCAGCCTGGTTCTTGATCTCGATACCTTCTTTTCTCTTCTTGTCTTCAGCTGCATGAGACTTTGCATCATTTTTCATCTTCTCTATTTCGTCTTTATTCAAACCGCCTGAAGATGTGATTCTGATGCTCTGCTCTTTTCCTGTTCCACGGTCCTTGGCACTTACGTGCAGAATACCGTTGGCATCAAGGTCAAATGTCACTTCGATCTGAGGAATGCCTCTTGGTGCAGGCGGAATTCCATCCAAATGGAAGCGGCCTAAACTTCTGTTGTCACTGGCCATTGAACGTTCACCCTGCAGCACGTGAATTTCAACTGAGGGCTGGCTGTCGCTTGCCGTTGAGAATATCTCGCTTTTCTTTGTAGGTATTGTTGTATTGGCCGGAATTAAAGTCGTCATAACTCCGCCAAGAGTTTCTATACCGAGCGACAAAGGAGTAACATCCAGCAAGAGGACGTCTTTTACGTCGCCGGTAAGTACGCCGCCCTGTATAGAAGCGCCTATTGCCACTACTTCATCAGGGTTAACACCTCTGTGAGGCTCTTTGTTGAACAATCTCTTTACCAGTTCCTGAACCTTCGGAACCCTGGTTGAACCGCCGACAAGTATAACCTCGTCGATTTGTGACTGAGTTACACCGGCATCACGCATAGCCTTTTCGCATGGTCCTGCTGTTCTTTCAATCAGGTCGTCAATTAACTGTTCGAATTTAGCGCGTGAAATCGTGATATTTAAGTGCTTCGGGCCTTCCTGTGTAGCTGTAATAAAAGGCAGATTTACGTCTGTCTGCAGTGAGTTGGACAGTTCGATTTTTGCCTTTTCAGCTGCTTCCTTGAGCCTCTGAAGGGCCATCGGATCATTCCTAAGATCGATGCCTTCCTGTTTCTTGAACTCATCGGCCAGAAAATCTATTACCCTCTGGTCAAAGTCATCGCCGCCAAGGTGGCCGTCGCCATTGGTGGATTTAACTTCAAAAACTCCCTCTCCAAGCTGAAGTATTGAAACGTCGAATGTACCGCCGCCAAGGTCATAAACAGCTACAAGCTCGTCTTTACCTTTTTTATCAAGGCCGTAAGCCAGGGCTGCTGCAGTAGGTTCGTTAATAATTCTTCTAACCTTAAGACCTGCAATTTCACCGGCATCTTTTGTGGCCTGGCGCTGTGAATCGTTAAAGTAAGCAGGAACTGTAATAACTGCTTCAGTTACTTCCTGGCCAAGATAGTCTTCCGCGGTCTTCTTCATCTTCTGAAGAATCATAGCGCTGATTTCAGGTGGTGAATACACCCTGTCGCCTATCTTGACGCGTGCCGAGTTACCGTCGCCGGCAACAACCTGATAAGGCACTTTAGTCATCTCTGAAGTAACCTCATCCATTCTTCTTCCCATAAATCTCTTTATAGAGAAAACGGTATTCTTCGGGTTTGTAACAGCCTGGCGCTTTGCAGACTGGCCTACAAGTCTTTCTCCGTTTTTAGTAAAAGCTACGATAGAAGGAGTTGTCCTACCGCCTTCGGAATTGGGAATAACCACCGGGTCGTTACCTTCCATAACCGCTACGCACGAGTTAGTAGTACCCAAGTCAATTCCTATTATTTTTCCCATTATTATTTCCCCTTTCTTTGTTAATAACTGCGGCAGAAAACAGTTTAGATTTATATTTCTGCCGCTCCTCTCATCCCGATATTCTTATGATAATTTAATTTCTTTTTCATTGACAGGTTTCGGATTGATCTTTTCCATCTTGATCAACAGAGTACCGTCTTCAAATTTTGCGTCAACTTTCTCAGAATCCACTTCAACAGGAAGTGTAAAGCTTCTTGTAAAAGTGCCGTAAGTTCTCTCATTTCTGTAGAAGTTTTTATCCTTCTGCTCCTCAACCCTCTTCTTCTCGCCTTTGAGTGTCAGAATGTTGTCGTGGAGCGTAATCTTTAAGTCCTCTTTCCTGATTCCAGGAAGTTCAGCCTCAACATAAAGGTGCTTGTCATCTTCAGAAATATCAATCCTTGGGCTGAAAGCGCCCGAGAGATCCATCCCGAATGCCGGGAAATCTTCAAAGTATCTCTGAATCCTGTTGCTGAAATTCTCCAGCTCTTTCATGGGTTCAAATTTTATGATTGCCATAATCTTATCCTCCTTTATTGTTTCTGTATTAATATTATCTCAAGTGCCGTGCCAAACTTGAAAACCGCGAAAAATGGCGTTTTTTGAGGGCCTCTTATTTCAAAACTCCCAGGATGAATGACATTTTGTCAGGAGGCATGTCATTTTGTCGTAAAGCAGGACATTTTGACAGATTTTAAAGAAATATGGCTGATCGCGGGCGGGCAGAAGAATTGAATTTTTATTTTTCCCTTTCTATTGCTAAATTTGTGTAAATAAACGAGGTATAATTTGTTCAATTTTGAAGATTTTGAAATAAAACTGGATACAGATGTAATTGGAAGAAACTTTATCTACTGCGAGGAGGTTGAATCTACAAACGCTCTTTTGCTCGAAGATGAAGGCGACATGAATGCAGACGGAACCGTTCTTCTGGCTGAAAAGCAGAATAACGGCCGCGGAAGAAAAGACAGGAAATGGTACAGCGCAAAGGACCAGAACCTGACTTTTTCAATCCTCCTTAAAAGAAGAATAAGCGAAAAGAAGGTAAACCTGATCAACTTTGCAGCAGCCCTTGCAGTTTCATATACTCTTGAGAACCTGTTCCAGATCAGGGTAAACCTCAAGTGGCCCAACGACGTTTTAGTCGGGCGCTCCAAGATTGCCGGCATACTCATGGAATCCACAATCCGCGGCAGCAAGATCAATAAGCTTGTTGTTGGAATAGGCTTTAACGTTAACCAGGCAATGTTTCAGGGAAGTTTCATTATCCCTCCCACTTCTATACACAAAGAGCTTAACCAGGAAGTTGAGCGCGAAAGGGTGCTTAGCGACGTATTAAACAACTTTGAAAACCTCCTGGACAGGATTGATGAAAATCCCGAAGGCGTACTTAACGACTGGAAAGAACGCTGCAGAATGCTCGGGGAAAAAATTATGATTCAGGATGAAAACATGTCGAAAAGCGGAATTTTTGAGGACGTTGATGAACAGGGATTCCTTATGTTAAGAACGGACAGGGATACCGTCGAAAAGATCCATTTCGGGGATGTGAGCCTCAGATAACATGATTCTTGCATGTGATATAGGTAATTCCAGGATAAAATTTGCTCTTTATGACAAATATGGCCTTCGGGAGCTTAAAATAAGCTCCCGCGGCTTACTGCCCCTGGATTGGTTAAGAAAATGTGAAATTGAACATGCCGCCATTTCTTCTGTTGTACCTTCGGTTACAGATGAACTGTCTGAATATTTTTCAAAAGAGTTTAAGCTTGAGCCTTTCGTTATTACACACGAATCTGCCTTTGACCTGCAGATTGACTATGAGACCCCGCACTCACTCGGAATAGACAGGATCTGCTCGGCCGAAGGCGCTTTTGCTCTTTTTAAGGCATCGCCTGAATCAAAAAGCTACAACGATAAAACCTTCATTATAACAATTGACCTGGGAACTGCAACAACCCTGAACGTTGTAAAGTATAACGGGGTCTTTTCCGGCGGCATCATAATGCCCGGCATAATGACCATGGCTAACTCGCTTAAGGTAAATACCGCACAGCTGCCGGAGATCTCAATAGAGCTGGATTATAAGGGCTTTATCGGTAAAAACACGCGATCATCAATTGCAAGCGGAATTCTAAACTCCACTCTGAGCTTAATTGAAACTTCAGTATGCCGCCTTAAAAATGAGGCAGGGGCAGAAACAGTAAAGCTCTACACCACAGGAGGCAATGCCCCCCTCATTGAAAAGCACCTTAAGTATGAACATGTTATGGTTGAAGACCTCGTACTTCGCGGTGTGAAATCAGTTTTTGAAAGGAATATAATTCTTGGTTAAGAAAGTTTATTTTGACAACGCAGCCACTACTCCCATCGACCCCAGAGTGCTGGACAGGATGCTCCCCTACTTAAGCGAGCACTTCGGGAACCCGTCATCTATTCATGAAGAAGGAAGAAAAGTTAGAGTTGCAATTGAGGAGGCAAGGGAAAATGTTGCAGGCTTTATCAACGCCGAGGCTTCCGAAATCTATTTTGTAAGCGGCGGAACCGAGGCAAACAACTTCCCTCTGTTCGGTATTTCCAAAACAGAGCTTGGCGAAACGGGAAAGAAGCACATTGTTTCTACAAAAGCCGAGCATCATTGCGTGCTGGAATCTCTGGAAGAACTGTCCCGCCAGGGCTTTGATACCAGCCTTGTTAATGTTAAAGCCGACAGCTCCGTTATTACTGAAGAAGTAAAAGAATTATTAAGTTCAGGCAGAACTTCACTTCTTTCAGTTATACATGTAAATAATGAAACCGGTACATTTAACGATATTAAGACTCTTTCCGCTCTGGCTCACAGCAGTAATGCCTACTTCCACAGCGACACCGTGCAGTCTTTTGG
It includes:
- a CDS encoding pyridoxal-phosphate dependent enzyme; protein product: MDYKNNILELIGNTPLVKLQRVNRGLKPQIFAKLESFNPGGSVKDRIGVAMVEDAEKRGALMPGGTIIEATSGNTGIGLALAAAVKGYKSVFVCTDKVSVEKINYLKALGSEVIVVSNAVKPESPEYYVNVAKRIARETSNSIFMYQYSNPANPAIHYQTTGPELWRQTDGKITHFVTNIGTGGTISGTGRFLKEKNPNIKVIAADPVGSIFKEYKDYGVITEGTPYLVEGIGQDCIPENVHFQYIDQIMTVTDKQSFAAARKLTREEGIFCGGSTGTNLHAALLIAQELNENDVLVFVVSDTGERYLSKFHNEEWLREKRLLLNAARTLGDISKAKRSGNIKKLISIEAHDKIKSAIKLMNEKGISQLPVMDEGQAVGSLREPKFMAAVLENPALMEEEVSKLMVETFPVLDANADLSEVKKHLTRTTAVLVAEYGRLVDLVTRYDLIEYSDFYQ
- a CDS encoding methionyl-tRNA formyltransferase — translated: MKIIFMGTPDFAIPSLKALIESRHSVVAVVTTPDKERGRGQKVTFTPVKEFALQNNIEVLQPVSLKDESFISRLKELEADLYVVVAFRILPKEVYTIPKKGAFNLHGSLLPKYRGAAPIQWAVINGEKETGLTTFFLQEKVDTGNVILREKVDILDTDDFGSLHDKMSPVGADLVLRTVDLIEKGDVKVESQDNSTATPAPKITKETATIDWTKPAYEIHNLIRGLSPYPGAFFTHNGKVIKIYKSSLNCERKLTPGEIYQTKTEATVGCGIDALNLLEVQIEGRRRMGIEEFLRGYKF
- the def gene encoding peptide deformylase — encoded protein: MSILPITIYGDKILREKTKPVSDVDIQTIKEIKAMFATMRNANGIGLAANQVGLNKSIFVIDVSPVEGYEKIKPIVMINPKIILTSDDKIQMEEGCLSVPNLRAGVIRPKEIKVAYQDTDMNELTLEANELFARVIQHEFDHLQGVFFTDKISEEEKKKVKKELNRIKTRKIDVDYPIADKD
- a CDS encoding M1 family metallopeptidase, yielding MKNILLILVVIAFAGLTYLNKPGATLTSEVKPDLKEKSYHNGILKNTPYPSVASYRIRTELKPEAKTLEVYEELTWINKTSYPAAEIMLHLYPNAFRNSRTEYFKGREAEFSSDCCSGIFLKSASLDDSPVELHYVHTESDNPFDSTVAKVVPGKSVNPGDSVKLKFTYRVPVPRSIQRFGYAAGRDFYFVSQWFIKAGVFTDGKWICSEYHPFTNFFSDFGNYEVSVTVPEKYTVASSGVLAERKNAPGGKVSYFFRQSGIHDFAWMASDNIISKNSEYIRSDNSRITIKTFVQPENEKYLERYVQAVKNSLTFFEKFIGQYPYQTITVVDLPKTSRSRGMEYPALITVRSDLFSPVETLSPEYVTIHEFTHQYFYGMAANNEVYEAWLDEGLASYLTNKIIERYYRKALINFKLFGYYPVFGLDFLSYSELPLVYTLGDYPVPEGMQALAGYYMSPSSSAIADTSYKLPEVQSYVVSGYYKPELMLISLERYLGRDKVLSILKDFFSSYRFTHPTGKDFIGTVMKLSPEDMTWFFNNLYTSSATFDYRIKYVKSTGRKDEYEVMAERLGDAVFKEDVALYTDRDTIIRKWNGEERWKKITFRTQYRVTGAEIDPYRKNILDLNYANNSYLLHNQYGGSTNLTVRWLFWIQNLLLIISSIS
- a CDS encoding Hsp20/alpha crystallin family protein, coding for MENNKDLVQVQEAQKTNWDEALEKESWVGPLVDIYETDEAYTLIADMPGVSKENVRIKLEDGDLVIMGRIDFGERISKRYILNETQIGNFYRKFHISDGVDDSKIDARLENGQLIIHMPKHERLKPKNIEIK
- the dnaK gene encoding molecular chaperone DnaK yields the protein MGKIIGIDLGTTNSCVAVMEGNDPVVIPNSEGGRTTPSIVAFTKNGERLVGQSAKRQAVTNPKNTVFSIKRFMGRRMDEVTSEMTKVPYQVVAGDGNSARVKIGDRVYSPPEISAMILQKMKKTAEDYLGQEVTEAVITVPAYFNDSQRQATKDAGEIAGLKVRRIINEPTAAALAYGLDKKGKDELVAVYDLGGGTFDVSILQLGEGVFEVKSTNGDGHLGGDDFDQRVIDFLADEFKKQEGIDLRNDPMALQRLKEAAEKAKIELSNSLQTDVNLPFITATQEGPKHLNITISRAKFEQLIDDLIERTAGPCEKAMRDAGVTQSQIDEVILVGGSTRVPKVQELVKRLFNKEPHRGVNPDEVVAIGASIQGGVLTGDVKDVLLLDVTPLSLGIETLGGVMTTLIPANTTIPTKKSEIFSTASDSQPSVEIHVLQGERSMASDNRSLGRFHLDGIPPAPRGIPQIEVTFDLDANGILHVSAKDRGTGKEQSIRITSSGGLNKDEIEKMKNDAKSHAAEDKKRKEGIEIKNQADNLVFQTKKQLDEMKDKIPADSRNRLESEIKKVEDAVASNNSDTIKAATDSLNKVWNEVASQLYQQSGAQGGPQGQPEQGAQGGAQQQEAGKEKDVQDASYEVVDEEEKKKKQ
- a CDS encoding Hsp20/alpha crystallin family protein, which encodes MAIIKFEPMKELENFSNRIQRYFEDFPAFGMDLSGAFSPRIDISEDDKHLYVEAELPGIRKEDLKITLHDNILTLKGEKKRVEEQKDKNFYRNERTYGTFTRSFTLPVEVDSEKVDAKFEDGTLLIKMEKINPKPVNEKEIKLS
- a CDS encoding biotin--[acetyl-CoA-carboxylase] ligase produces the protein MFNFEDFEIKLDTDVIGRNFIYCEEVESTNALLLEDEGDMNADGTVLLAEKQNNGRGRKDRKWYSAKDQNLTFSILLKRRISEKKVNLINFAAALAVSYTLENLFQIRVNLKWPNDVLVGRSKIAGILMESTIRGSKINKLVVGIGFNVNQAMFQGSFIIPPTSIHKELNQEVERERVLSDVLNNFENLLDRIDENPEGVLNDWKERCRMLGEKIMIQDENMSKSGIFEDVDEQGFLMLRTDRDTVEKIHFGDVSLR
- a CDS encoding type III pantothenate kinase; this encodes MILACDIGNSRIKFALYDKYGLRELKISSRGLLPLDWLRKCEIEHAAISSVVPSVTDELSEYFSKEFKLEPFVITHESAFDLQIDYETPHSLGIDRICSAEGAFALFKASPESKSYNDKTFIITIDLGTATTLNVVKYNGVFSGGIIMPGIMTMANSLKVNTAQLPEISIELDYKGFIGKNTRSSIASGILNSTLSLIETSVCRLKNEAGAETVKLYTTGGNAPLIEKHLKYEHVMVEDLVLRGVKSVFERNIILG